A portion of the Streptomyces erythrochromogenes genome contains these proteins:
- the rlmN gene encoding 23S rRNA (adenine(2503)-C(2))-methyltransferase RlmN: protein MAPRPAPGELTFVAPRGVKKPPRHLADMTPAERREAVAAIGEKPFRAKQLSQHYFARYAHDPAEWTDIPAGSREKLQQELLPDLMNVLRHISCDDDTTRKTLWKLHDGTLVESVLMRYPDRVTMCISSQAGCGMNCPFCATGQAGLDRNLSTAEIVHQIVDGMRALRDGEVPGGPARLSNIVFMGMGEPLANYNRVVGAIRRLTDPEPDGLGLSQRGITVSTVGLVPAMLRFADEGFKCRLAVSLHAPDDELRDTLVPVNTRWKVREVLDAAWEYAEKSGRRISIEYALIRDINDQAWRGDLLGRLLKGKRVHVNLIPLNPTPGSKWTASRPEDEKAFVEAIARHGVPVTVRDTRGQEIDGACGQLAASER, encoded by the coding sequence ATGGCCCCCCGTCCCGCTCCGGGTGAGCTCACCTTCGTCGCTCCTCGCGGGGTCAAGAAGCCGCCCCGGCACCTCGCCGACATGACCCCGGCCGAGCGCCGCGAAGCGGTCGCCGCGATCGGCGAGAAGCCCTTCCGTGCCAAGCAGCTCTCCCAGCACTACTTCGCCCGCTACGCGCACGACCCGGCCGAGTGGACGGACATCCCCGCGGGCTCCCGCGAGAAGCTCCAGCAGGAGCTCCTTCCGGACCTGATGAACGTCCTCCGGCACATCAGCTGCGACGACGACACCACCCGCAAGACCCTGTGGAAGCTGCACGACGGCACGCTGGTGGAGTCCGTGCTGATGCGCTACCCCGACCGGGTCACCATGTGCATCTCCTCGCAGGCCGGCTGCGGCATGAACTGCCCGTTCTGCGCCACGGGCCAGGCGGGCCTGGACCGCAACCTCTCCACCGCCGAGATCGTGCACCAGATCGTCGACGGCATGCGCGCGCTGCGCGACGGCGAGGTCCCCGGCGGCCCCGCCCGGCTGTCGAACATCGTCTTCATGGGCATGGGCGAGCCCCTGGCCAACTACAACCGCGTCGTCGGAGCCATCCGCCGGCTCACGGACCCGGAGCCCGACGGCCTGGGCCTGTCCCAGCGCGGCATCACCGTCTCCACGGTCGGCCTGGTCCCGGCCATGCTGCGGTTCGCCGACGAGGGCTTCAAGTGCCGCCTCGCCGTCTCGCTGCACGCGCCGGACGACGAGCTGCGCGACACCCTGGTCCCGGTGAACACCCGCTGGAAGGTCCGCGAGGTCCTCGACGCCGCCTGGGAGTACGCCGAGAAGTCCGGCCGCCGGATCTCGATCGAGTACGCCCTGATCCGCGACATCAACGACCAGGCCTGGCGCGGTGACCTGCTGGGCCGGCTGCTCAAGGGCAAGCGCGTACACGTCAACCTGATCCCGCTGAACCCGACGCCCGGCTCCAAGTGGACCGCCTCGCGGCCCGAGGACGAGAAGGCCTTCGTGGAGGCCATCGCGCGGCACGGCGTGCCCGTGACCGTACGGGACACCCGGGGCCAGGAGATCGACGGCGCGTGCGGCCAGCTGGCCGCTTCGGAGCGCTAG
- a CDS encoding phosphatidate cytidylyltransferase — protein MNDSSWQPEPVPAGPAYDAQVGPHTRPMPIVPDAAGRDFDDREARDRGAASDGGSPFRADTPPQEPMPSPPPPHAEHPQDSSPPPQKKRAGRDLRAAIGVGVGLGAVIFASLLIVKAVFVGVIVVAVVVGLWELTSRLQEKKGIKAPLVPLAVGGAAMVIAGYVRGAEGAWVAMALTVLAVLVWRMTEPPEDYLKDVTAGAFAAFYVPFLATFVAMLLTADDGPQRVITFLLLTVVSDTGAYAVGWRFGKTKLAPRISPGKTREGLFGAVAFAMVAGALCMEFLIDGGAWWQGLLLGLAVAVSATLGDLGESMIKRDLGIKDMGTLLPGHGGIMDRLDSLLPTAPVVWLLLAAFVGTG, from the coding sequence ATGAACGACTCTTCCTGGCAGCCGGAGCCGGTTCCGGCGGGTCCCGCATACGATGCGCAGGTGGGCCCGCACACTCGGCCCATGCCCATCGTGCCCGATGCCGCCGGCCGTGACTTCGACGACCGGGAAGCACGCGATCGGGGGGCCGCCTCGGACGGCGGCTCCCCCTTCCGCGCCGATACGCCGCCGCAGGAGCCCATGCCCAGCCCCCCGCCTCCGCATGCCGAGCACCCGCAGGACTCCTCCCCCCCGCCGCAGAAGAAGCGGGCGGGGCGGGACCTGCGTGCCGCGATAGGGGTGGGCGTCGGTCTCGGCGCGGTGATCTTCGCATCGCTCCTGATCGTCAAGGCGGTCTTCGTCGGCGTCATCGTCGTCGCCGTCGTCGTCGGCCTGTGGGAGCTCACCTCCCGTCTGCAGGAGAAGAAGGGCATCAAGGCCCCTCTGGTCCCGCTCGCGGTCGGTGGCGCGGCCATGGTCATCGCCGGATACGTCCGGGGGGCCGAGGGCGCCTGGGTGGCCATGGCGCTGACCGTGCTGGCCGTCCTGGTGTGGCGGATGACCGAACCGCCCGAGGACTACCTCAAGGACGTCACGGCGGGTGCCTTCGCGGCCTTCTACGTGCCCTTCCTGGCCACCTTCGTCGCGATGCTGCTCACCGCCGACGACGGGCCGCAGCGCGTGATCACCTTCCTGCTCCTGACCGTGGTCAGCGACACCGGGGCCTACGCCGTGGGCTGGCGCTTCGGGAAGACCAAGCTCGCGCCGCGCATCAGCCCCGGAAAGACCCGCGAGGGGCTGTTCGGCGCGGTGGCCTTCGCCATGGTCGCCGGCGCGCTCTGCATGGAGTTCCTGATCGACGGCGGCGCCTGGTGGCAGGGCCTGCTGCTCGGCCTCGCGGTCGCGGTCAGCGCCACCCTGGGCGACCTGGGCGAGTCGATGATCAAGAGGGACCTGGGCATCAAGGACATGGGCACCCTGCTGCCGGGGCACGGCGGCATCATGGACCGGCTGGACTCGCTCCTGCCCACTGCGCCGGTGGTGTGGCTGCTGCTGGCCGCTTTCGTCGGCACCGGCTGA
- a CDS encoding ABC transporter permease — translation MAVPLVFFGLFFAYPVAAIVGRGLKTDTGWQFGRIGEVLSRPDIADVLWFTTWQALASTVLTLLIALPGAYVFARFEFPGKQLLRAVVTVPFVLPTVVVGTAFLALLGRGGLLDETAGVRLDTTVWAILLAHVFFNYAVIVRTVGGLWAQLDPRQEEAARVLGAGRFAAWRRVTLPALAPAVAAASLMVFLFTFSSFGVVLILGGPAYSTLEVEVYRQTAQLLDLSTAAVLTMVQFAAIGAILALHAWTVRRRETALRLVDPGRTAHRPRGWAQRTLLGGVLLTIGLLIVAPLAVLVERSFDTPGGYGIGFYRALQDAGAGGGTFLVPPLEAIWNSLQYALAATAIALVIGGLAAAALTRRGGRFVRGFDAMLMLPLGVSAVTVGFGFLITLDEPPLDLRTSWILVPLAQALVGVPFVVRTMLPVLRAVDGRLREAAAVLGASPLRAWREVDLPLVRRALLIAAGFAFAVSLGEFGATVFIARPDQPTLPVAVARLLGRAGELNYGQAMALSTILMLVCAVSLLVLERLRPDKTSGEF, via the coding sequence ATGGCCGTCCCCCTCGTCTTCTTCGGGCTGTTCTTCGCCTACCCCGTCGCGGCGATCGTCGGCCGCGGCCTCAAGACCGACACCGGATGGCAGTTCGGCCGGATCGGCGAGGTGCTGTCCCGGCCCGACATCGCCGACGTGCTGTGGTTCACCACCTGGCAGGCGCTCGCCTCCACCGTGCTCACGCTGCTGATCGCACTCCCCGGCGCGTACGTCTTCGCGCGCTTCGAGTTCCCGGGCAAGCAGCTGCTGCGGGCGGTGGTGACCGTGCCCTTCGTGCTCCCGACCGTGGTCGTGGGCACCGCCTTCCTCGCACTGCTCGGGCGCGGCGGACTGCTGGACGAAACGGCGGGCGTCCGCCTCGACACCACCGTCTGGGCGATCCTGCTCGCACACGTCTTCTTCAACTACGCCGTCATCGTCCGCACGGTCGGCGGCCTGTGGGCGCAGCTCGACCCGCGCCAGGAGGAGGCCGCCCGGGTGCTGGGCGCCGGCCGGTTCGCCGCCTGGCGGCGGGTGACGCTGCCCGCGCTGGCCCCGGCCGTCGCCGCGGCCTCCCTGATGGTGTTCCTCTTCACCTTCAGCTCCTTCGGCGTCGTCCTCATCCTGGGCGGACCCGCCTACTCCACGCTGGAGGTGGAGGTCTACCGGCAGACCGCGCAGCTCCTTGACCTGTCGACGGCAGCCGTGCTGACGATGGTGCAGTTCGCCGCGATCGGCGCGATCCTCGCCCTGCACGCCTGGACCGTGCGCCGGCGCGAGACCGCACTGCGCCTCGTCGACCCGGGCCGCACCGCGCACCGGCCGCGCGGATGGGCGCAGCGCACCCTGCTGGGCGGGGTCCTGCTGACCATCGGGCTGCTCATCGTGGCGCCCTTGGCCGTGCTGGTCGAGCGGTCCTTCGACACCCCCGGCGGCTACGGAATCGGCTTCTACCGGGCCCTGCAGGACGCCGGCGCCGGTGGCGGGACCTTCCTGGTGCCACCGCTGGAGGCGATCTGGAACTCCCTGCAGTACGCGCTCGCCGCCACCGCGATCGCCCTGGTCATCGGGGGACTCGCGGCCGCGGCACTGACCCGGCGCGGGGGCCGCTTCGTACGCGGCTTCGACGCGATGCTGATGCTCCCGCTGGGGGTGTCCGCCGTGACAGTCGGCTTCGGATTCCTGATCACCCTGGACGAGCCGCCGCTGGACCTGCGGACCTCGTGGATCCTCGTGCCGCTGGCGCAGGCCCTGGTGGGCGTGCCCTTCGTCGTACGGACCATGCTGCCGGTCCTGCGCGCGGTGGACGGGCGGCTGCGGGAGGCCGCCGCCGTGCTCGGCGCGTCACCGCTGCGCGCCTGGCGGGAGGTGGACCTCCCACTGGTGCGGAGGGCGCTGCTGATCGCGGCCGGGTTCGCCTTCGCCGTGTCGCTGGGGGAGTTCGGCGCGACCGTCTTCATCGCGCGGCCGGACCAGCCGACCCTGCCGGTGGCCGTGGCGCGGCTGCTGGGGCGGGCCGGCGAGCTGAACTACGGGCAGGCGATGGCCCTGAGCACGATCCTGATGCTGGTGTGCGCGGTGTCCCTGCTGGTGCTGGAGCGACTGCGACCCGACAAGACCTCCGGAGAGTTCTGA
- a CDS encoding ABC transporter ATP-binding protein: MTLLQLEGVSVRFGERAVVDSVDLAVAEHETVCVLGPSGSGKSTLLRVVAGLQQVSGGRVLLDGADQAAVPVHRRGVGLMFQDHQLFPHRDVGANVSFGLRMRGGGHGPGRGSHAGRVAELLELVGLPGSQGRAVASLSGGEQQRVALARALAPSPRLLMLDEPLGQLDRGLRERLVVELRGLFSRLGTTVLAVTHDQGEAFALADRVVVMRDGRIAQAGTPLEVWQRPASEFVARFLGFENVVPATVAGSFAATAWGKVPVPAGSPDGEQRLLVRPAGVVLCEAGLPCEVVSRTFRGTHVALLLRPGSGPVLEAECGLAGAPAVGDRVAVAFTPAEVVVLPPGDR; the protein is encoded by the coding sequence ATGACGCTGCTTCAGCTGGAAGGGGTGTCGGTCCGCTTCGGCGAGCGCGCGGTCGTCGACTCCGTGGACCTGGCGGTGGCCGAGCACGAGACCGTGTGCGTACTGGGCCCGAGCGGCAGCGGGAAGTCCACGCTGCTGCGTGTCGTCGCCGGGCTCCAACAGGTGTCCGGGGGACGGGTGCTGCTGGACGGGGCCGACCAGGCCGCCGTACCCGTACACCGGCGGGGCGTGGGCCTGATGTTCCAGGACCACCAGCTCTTCCCGCACCGCGACGTCGGAGCGAACGTCTCCTTCGGCCTGCGGATGCGCGGCGGCGGGCACGGCCCGGGGCGCGGATCGCACGCCGGCCGGGTCGCGGAGCTGCTCGAACTCGTCGGCCTCCCCGGGTCCCAGGGCCGCGCCGTGGCCTCCCTGTCCGGCGGCGAGCAGCAGCGGGTGGCGCTGGCCCGGGCGCTGGCGCCCTCGCCGCGGCTGCTGATGCTCGACGAGCCGCTCGGGCAGCTGGACCGGGGGCTGCGGGAGCGGCTCGTGGTCGAGCTGCGGGGGCTGTTCTCGCGGCTGGGGACGACGGTCCTGGCCGTCACGCACGACCAGGGGGAGGCCTTCGCCCTGGCCGACCGGGTCGTGGTGATGCGGGACGGCCGGATCGCGCAGGCCGGGACCCCGCTGGAGGTGTGGCAGCGGCCCGCCTCGGAGTTCGTGGCGCGCTTCCTCGGCTTCGAGAACGTGGTCCCGGCGACGGTGGCGGGCTCGTTCGCCGCGACCGCATGGGGCAAGGTACCGGTCCCCGCAGGCTCCCCCGATGGGGAGCAGCGGCTGCTGGTCCGACCGGCGGGAGTCGTGCTCTGCGAGGCCGGCCTGCCCTGCGAGGTGGTGTCCCGGACCTTCCGCGGCACGCACGTCGCCCTGCTGCTGCGACCCGGGAGCGGCCCGGTACTGGAGGCGGAGTGCGGCCTGGCGGGGGCACCGGCCGTCGGCGACCGGGTCGCCGTGGCCTTCACCCCCGCCGAGGTCGTGGTCCTCCCGCCGGGGGACCGCTGA
- a CDS encoding thiamine ABC transporter substrate-binding protein: protein MSTTKKIAGAALAAALGVTTLSACGGDAKDKPAGTSDAPKSKTVTLVSHDSFNVTEAVLKEFEQQSGYSVKVLKSGDAGAALNQEILTKGSPRGDVFFGVDNTLLSRALDNGIFTPYEAKGLADVKPEYVLDKEHRVTPIDSGDICVNYDKAYFADKKIAPPQTLDDLTKPEYKNLLVVENAATSSPGLGFMLASVGKYGEEGWKDYWSKLKANGVEVVDGWEQAYNERFSGSAGGKKAKGDRPLVVSYASSPPVEVLYGEPQPAEAPTGVATGTCFRQIEFAGLLKGAKNEEGGKALVDFLISKKFQEDMPLQMFVNPVTKDAALPELFTKHGVVVEKPENVTPETIAKNREQWVKAWTALVVK, encoded by the coding sequence GTGAGCACCACCAAGAAGATCGCGGGCGCCGCGCTCGCGGCCGCGCTGGGCGTCACCACGCTCAGCGCCTGCGGCGGCGACGCCAAGGACAAGCCCGCGGGCACGAGCGACGCCCCCAAGTCCAAGACCGTCACGCTCGTCTCCCACGACTCCTTCAACGTGACCGAAGCGGTCCTCAAGGAGTTCGAGCAGCAGAGCGGCTACTCCGTCAAGGTGCTGAAGTCCGGTGACGCCGGCGCCGCCCTGAACCAGGAGATCCTCACCAAGGGCTCCCCGCGCGGCGACGTCTTCTTCGGCGTCGACAACACCCTGCTCTCGCGCGCCCTCGACAACGGCATCTTCACCCCGTACGAGGCCAAGGGCCTGGCCGACGTGAAGCCCGAGTACGTGCTCGACAAGGAGCACCGGGTCACCCCGATCGACTCCGGCGACATCTGTGTCAACTACGACAAGGCGTACTTCGCCGACAAGAAGATCGCCCCGCCGCAGACGCTGGACGACCTCACCAAGCCGGAGTACAAGAACCTGCTGGTGGTCGAGAACGCCGCGACCTCCTCTCCCGGCCTCGGCTTCATGCTCGCCTCCGTCGGCAAGTACGGCGAGGAGGGCTGGAAGGACTACTGGAGCAAGCTGAAGGCCAACGGCGTCGAGGTCGTCGACGGCTGGGAGCAGGCCTACAACGAGCGCTTCTCCGGCTCCGCGGGCGGCAAGAAGGCCAAGGGCGACCGCCCGCTCGTCGTCTCCTACGCCTCCAGCCCGCCGGTCGAGGTGCTGTACGGCGAGCCGCAGCCGGCCGAGGCCCCGACGGGCGTCGCCACCGGCACCTGCTTCCGCCAGATCGAGTTCGCGGGTCTGCTGAAGGGCGCGAAGAACGAGGAGGGCGGCAAGGCCCTCGTCGACTTCCTGATCAGCAAGAAGTTCCAGGAGGACATGCCCCTCCAGATGTTCGTGAATCCCGTGACCAAGGACGCCGCGCTGCCGGAGCTGTTCACCAAGCACGGTGTGGTGGTCGAGAAGCCGGAGAACGTCACTCCGGAGACCATCGCCAAGAACCGTGAGCAGTGGGTCAAGGCATGGACCGCCCTCGTCGTGAAGTAG
- the frr gene encoding ribosome recycling factor: MIEEILLEAEEKMEKAVVVAKEDFAAIRTGRAHPAMFNKIVADYYGAITPINQLASFAVPEPRMAIVTPFDASALRNIEQAIRDSDLGVNPSNDGRIIRVTFPELTGERRKEYIKVAKNKAEDSKVSIRSVRRKAKDALDKLVKDKEAGEDEVRRAEKELDDTTAKYVAQVDELLKHKEAELLEV, encoded by the coding sequence GTGATCGAAGAAATCCTCCTCGAGGCCGAGGAGAAGATGGAGAAGGCCGTCGTCGTCGCGAAGGAGGACTTCGCCGCGATCCGCACCGGCCGTGCGCACCCGGCGATGTTCAACAAGATCGTCGCCGACTACTACGGCGCCATCACGCCCATCAACCAGCTCGCCTCCTTCGCGGTTCCCGAGCCGCGCATGGCCATCGTGACGCCGTTCGACGCGTCCGCGCTGCGCAACATCGAGCAGGCCATCCGCGACTCCGACCTCGGGGTCAACCCGAGCAACGACGGCCGCATCATCCGGGTGACCTTCCCCGAGCTGACCGGGGAGCGCCGCAAGGAGTACATCAAGGTCGCCAAGAACAAGGCCGAGGACTCCAAGGTCTCCATCCGCTCCGTCCGCCGCAAGGCCAAGGACGCCCTCGACAAGCTCGTCAAGGACAAGGAGGCGGGCGAGGACGAGGTCCGTCGCGCGGAGAAGGAGCTCGACGACACCACCGCGAAGTACGTCGCGCAGGTGGACGAGCTCCTCAAGCACAAGGAAGCCGAGCTCCTCGAAGTCTGA
- a CDS encoding cytochrome P450, which produces MTQALLREIIDYANRADPYPLYEELRKNPVSHDGNGPYVVSTYYEIQSLLHDPRISSDARNLKSTGDDPLGQSADDEGTALPPSFLKLDPPDHDRLRRMTNRPFGPPHAPHRVHDMRDELHGLVGGLIDNIATSGNLDRVDLVDQFAYPFPVTVICRLLGVPHEDEPRFHVWAETLAASLDPDPDGDPAQRGKGTTDARMELGMYLAGLIEERRKNPGNDMLSQLATADGPDGAMTTMEALSTSALLLIAGHETTVNLITNGMLTLLRHPDVLQRLREDPGLSVPIVEELLRYEPPVQLLPQRTTLSDIEVAGVNIPKGASLWLILASGNRDPKRFENPDRFDPDRKDIQHLGLGSGIHSCFGAPLARQEAQLALSELARRLENPRLLEDPPPYRQNAVLRGPRHLQIACDGVLPKAA; this is translated from the coding sequence ATGACCCAAGCCCTCCTGCGGGAGATCATCGACTACGCGAACCGGGCCGACCCGTATCCGCTGTACGAGGAGCTCCGCAAGAACCCGGTGTCCCACGATGGGAACGGCCCGTACGTCGTGAGCACGTACTACGAGATCCAGAGCCTGCTGCACGACCCCCGGATCAGCTCCGACGCACGCAACCTGAAGTCGACCGGTGACGATCCGCTGGGGCAGTCGGCCGACGACGAGGGGACGGCCCTGCCACCCTCCTTCCTCAAGCTCGACCCGCCGGACCACGACCGCCTGCGGCGGATGACGAACCGGCCGTTCGGTCCTCCGCACGCCCCGCACCGGGTGCACGACATGCGCGACGAGCTCCACGGCCTCGTCGGCGGGCTCATCGACAACATCGCCACCAGCGGGAACCTGGACCGGGTCGACCTGGTCGACCAGTTCGCGTACCCGTTCCCGGTGACGGTGATCTGCCGGCTGCTCGGGGTGCCCCACGAGGACGAACCGCGCTTCCACGTCTGGGCGGAGACCCTCGCCGCCAGCCTGGACCCCGACCCGGACGGTGACCCCGCCCAGCGCGGCAAGGGCACCACGGACGCCCGCATGGAGCTGGGCATGTACCTGGCCGGGCTGATCGAGGAGCGGCGCAAGAACCCCGGCAACGACATGCTGTCCCAGCTGGCGACCGCGGACGGCCCGGACGGCGCGATGACGACGATGGAGGCGCTCAGCACCTCCGCGCTGCTGCTGATCGCCGGCCACGAGACCACGGTCAACCTGATCACCAACGGGATGCTGACGCTGCTGCGCCACCCGGACGTCCTCCAGCGGCTGCGCGAGGACCCCGGGCTGTCCGTCCCGATCGTGGAGGAGCTGCTGCGGTACGAGCCGCCGGTGCAGTTGCTGCCGCAGCGCACCACCCTCTCCGACATCGAGGTCGCGGGGGTCAACATCCCCAAGGGCGCGTCCCTGTGGCTGATCCTGGCCTCCGGGAACCGCGACCCCAAGCGGTTCGAGAACCCCGACCGCTTCGACCCGGACCGCAAGGACATCCAGCACCTCGGGCTCGGCAGCGGCATCCACAGCTGCTTCGGAGCGCCGCTGGCCCGGCAGGAGGCCCAGCTGGCGCTGAGCGAACTGGCCCGCCGGCTGGAGAACCCCCGCCTGCTGGAGGATCCGCCGCCGTACCGTCAGAACGCGGTGCTGCGCGGCCCGCGGCACCTGCAGATCGCCTGCGACGGCGTCCTGCCGAAGGCCGCCTGA